The segment ACCGAGGAAGCAGAATATGCCAACTTTATCTACGGATACACCTTCTACTATCAGAAACAGTTTATTCTGAGTGCTCATTACTTCAAGCTATTTACTGAGATCTATGCCCGGAGTGAATATGTAGAGGAAGCCGCCTACATGGCCGCCAATTCCCTGTACATGCAGTCTCCACAGGCAAGCCTGGACCAGACCAGTACATATGAGGCACTCACATCACTTCAGAATTTTTTGAATAAATACCCCTACTCTGAATATGCAGACGAGGCAGATCAGCACATCAATACCCTACAGGTAAAGCTGGAGAAAAAGGCCTACGAAAACGCGAAACTTTATCATCAGCTAAGGCGTTACAAAGCAGCATTGATTGCTTTTGATAACTTTCAGTATGACTATCCAGATTCAAAATACAATGAAGAACTTGCCTTTTTGGGGATTGAAACCGCACACGAACTAGCAGGTGTGAGTATCAAGTCCAAGCAGGAAGAGCGATACAAAAAAGTGGTGGAGTTATATCAGAAATTTATCGACAAATTTCCCAACAGTAAATTCCTCAAAGAAGCAGAGGAATATTATGGGGATAGCATTGAACAATTGACTATCTTTGCCGATCAAAATAATCAGAATCCTTAAGAAAATGGCTACAAACGCATCTATAATCACAAGAGATAACGAGAAAATAGCTGAGCCTACGGGCAATATTTACGAATCTATTGCCGTGATAGGTAAGCGGGCAAGACAAATCTCTGCCCAGCAGAAAGAAGAACTCAACTCAAAATTGGCTGAGTTTGCCTCTTCAGTGGACAATCTGGAAGAAATCTTTGAGAACCGAGAGCAGATAGAAATCTCCAAATTCTACGAGCGTATGCCTAAGCCTACTTCAGTGGCTGTAGAAGAATTTATGGAAGGAAAGATCTCTTACAGAAGTATTGATCCAGAAGAAGCTTAATTTACCAGCAATGCTGGAAGGAAAAAAAGTACTCTTAGCGGTTTGTGGCTCCATAGCAGCCTATAAAGCCGCTTTTTTTGTGCGCTTACTGGTCAAGTCAGGAGCCGAAGTGAAGGTGATCATGACCGAAAGCGCCAAAGATTTCATTACACCACTTACGCTGGCCACCCTTTCGAAAAACCCGGTACTCTCCAGTTTTTATCAAAACGAAAACGGTGAGTGGCACAACCACGTGGAGCTGGGCCTGTGGGCCGACCTCATGATCGTGGCGCCTGTTAGTGCCAATACCTTGTCAAAATTGGCGAATGGTGCCGCTGACAACCTCCTCACTGCCGTATACCTCTCTGCCAGATGTCCGGTGATGGTATGCCCGGCGATGGATCTCGACATGTATCAGCATCCTGCTACCCGGAGAAACCTGAAAACCCTCGCGGACTATGGTAACATTATCGTAGATGCAGAATCTGGCGAACTGGCAAGCGGTCTCTCCGGAGAAGGGCGCATGGCTGAGCCAGAGCACATCCTGGAAAAAGTAAAAACCTTCTTTCAGCAAACCCAATCTTTTGTGGGCAAGAAGGTGATGATGACCTCTGGTCCTACGCACGAATCCATCGATCCGGTGAGATTTATTGGCAACCACTCCACAGGCAAGATGGGCAAGGCCATCGCGCTGGAGCTGGCCAACAGGGGAGCCGAAGTGGAATTCATCTCTGGTCCTGCAGCACATGCTCCACATCACCCCCTCATCAGGGTGACTAAAGTCACCTCGGCAGAAGAGATGTTTGAAGCTGCCAAAGCCTACTTCGAAACGAGTGATATCGGTATTTTCACAGCGGCAGTAGCTGATTACAAGCCTGAGACAATGGCCACTTCCAAGCTTAAGAAAAAAGAACAGGCCCTCCAAATCACACTCGTGCCTAACCCTGACATTGCCAGCCAGCTGGGCGCTATGAAGAAAAAGCATCAGTTCACGGTCGGGTTTGCGCTGGAGACAGATGAAGAGCAAGTAAATGCCAGGAAAAAGCTTGAAAGCAAAAACCTGGATGTGATTGTTTTGAATTCATTGAATCATGAAGGCGCTGGTTTTGCCCACGACACCAATAAAGTATCTATCTTCGATAGACATAATAAAGAACAACATTTTGAGTTGAAAAGTAAGGTTGAAGTTGCCAAAGACCTGGTAGACTTTATTGAACAATCACTCAATGGCTAGACTCCTCGTTTTTATCCTTTTCATCGGTGCACTCAGCACCACCGCACAGGAACTCAACTGCCGGGTGGTAGTGAATGCACAACAAATCCAAACCACTGAGCGAAATATTTTCAGTGACATGGAGACCTCTTTCACCCAGTTTCTGAACAACCGAAAATGGACCGATGACGAGTTCAGCTCCGAAGAGCGAATCAACTGTAACATTATTCTTACCCTGGATCCGAATGAATCCACCCCCAGCTCAGGCCGGTGGGGTGCCTCCGTGCAGATACTCTCTTCCAGGCCAGTGTATAATGCCAGCTATGAAACAGTGGTCTTCAATTTTGCAGATCGCGACTGGCAATTTGAATATGTACAATCCCAGCCACTGCAATTCAACGAAAACTCATTTACCAGCAACATCACCTCCCTCCTTGCCTACTATGCCTACACCATTATCGGCATGGACTACGATTCCTTCTCCGAACTTGGGGGTACCCGACATTTCCAAATCGCTAATCAGATCGTCTCCAACGCCCAAAATTCAAATTACTCCGGATGGTCACAATTCAACAGTGTGAGAAACCGCTACTGGTTAAGTGAAAATCTAATGGGGAGTAATTTTGAGCCGCTCAGAAAGGCGGTTTACGAGTACCACCTCAAGGGACTTGACGTATTTATGGACGACCCGGAAGCAGCGAGAAACAGCATTCTCAATGGGCTCAAGCTCATACAAACAGCCAATAAATCAAGGCCACGGTCCATTCTGACAATTAGCTTCCTGGATGCCAAAGCCGAAGAACTTTCTCAGATATTCAAGGAAGGAAACCCTACCCAAAAAAGGGAATCATATGAGATTCTGTCAAAGTTAGATCCGAGTAAATCAGATACCTTCAAAAAAATCATTGAGTAATGGCGAAGCGACTGGTCAGAATTTTACCCGAAAAGATCGCTGATCACTTCCAGGGAGACCAATACCTCAGTTTCGTTTCGCATGACGCCACCGTCACTTTGGCCACTCCGCTCAGCCTAAAATCGGATACCTTAAAAGTGAAAAATACTAAAGGTCATATATTACATTTGCCTTTGGCTCAGCTGGACGAAATCTGGGCCGAAGTAAAGGCAGAATAATCAATGATCCGATCTCTTTCCATCAAAAACTACGCACTTATTCAAAGCCTGGAGATGTCTCCTTCTCCAAATCTCAACATCATTACTGGTGAAACCGGTGCCGGAAAATCCATCATGCTAGGAGCTGTAGGCTTGCTATTGGGCAATAGAGCCGACACCAAAGCACTCTTCAGTGAAGAAGAAAAATGTGTAGTGGAAGGTGTGTTTGATATTAAAAATTACAAACTCAAAGAACTTTTCGAAGCTGTAGACCTGGACTTTGAAAGTGAATGCATCATCAGAAGGGAGATTAGCCCATCTGGTAAATCAAGAGCATTCATCAATGACACTCCCGTGACTCTGGACGTGCTCAAAACGCTGGGGGTGCACCTAATGGACGTCCATTCTCAGCACGAATCACTACACCTGGGCAGCAACGAATACCAGCTGGAAATACTGGACATTTACGCTGGCCATCAGGAGCTCATTGCTCAATACCAAAAATCTTACGCAGAGTTTACAAGTGCGGAAAAGACCTACTCAAGGCTGGTAAAAAAAGCTCAGGAGAGTGCCAAAGACACCGATTACAAGCAGTACTTGTATAACGAGCTGGCAGAAGCTCAACTTTCAGAAGGAGAGCTGGAACTATTGGAGGAAGAATTGGAGATACTTGAAAATGCCGAAGAAATCAAAGTCAATCTGGGTCAGCTCAATCAGCTTCTGGACGAATCTGAAATCTCTCTGATCAATCAGCTTCAGGAAGGACTCCCCCTGCTTTCTTCCATCAAAGGGTTCTCCAAGAGGCTGGAAGAGCTCTTCGAACGCCTGAACAGCGCGAGCATAGAGCTTCAGGACATAGCCCGCGAAATCGCCAATGAGCAAGACCGTGTGGAGTTGGACCCGGAAAGGCTTCAGGTGGTCAAAGAGCGAATTGATCTGCTCTTCAGACTTCAGCAAAAGCACCACACCAACGAGGTGACCGAACTAATCGCCCTCAGAGATGAACTCAGCGCCGCGCTCGAAGACGTGCTCAACATAGATTCGGAAATTAAAAAAGCCAAAGCCGCACTCGAAGAGGCTCAGAAAGCCATGCTATCGACTGGTAAAGCACTTACTGCCAGCAGACAAAAACATGCTCAGCCGTTCGCGGAGGCTATCAAAGCACTTATCACAAAGCTGGGAATAGAAAATGGTAATATCTCCATCAAAATCACCTCGACAGAACCCAATATCAACGGACTGGACCTTGTAGAGCTTCTTTTCTCCGCCAATAAGGGTGTACAACCCCGGGAGTTGAAAAATGTGGCCTCTGGTGGTGAATTTTCCAGGCTGATCTTTGCGGTGAAGTACCTGCTGGCTGACAAGACCGCCATGCCTACCATCATTTTTGATGAAATTGATACCGGGGTTTCTGGAGAGATCGCCCTGCAAATGGTGAACATGATGAAGCAAATGGCCAAAAACCATCAGGTAGTCTCTATCAGTCACCTGCCGCAGTTTGCCGCGGGTGGAGATGCACACTATTTTGTCTACAAGGATCACTCCTCAGACAAATCTGTGAGTAAGATCAAAAAGCTTCAGGAAGAGGAACGGGTGTTGGCCATTGCCCAGATGATCGGCGGTGAAAAACCCGGAGCCAGCGCTATGCAAAGTGCAAAAGAATTACTGAACCCCGTCTCATAAACCATTTGCAGCAATCCCTTACCTGATGCCGTGGTATTTACATTGGCAGTACAGGTTATTTACCCTATTTTTGAACACTGAAATAAAACCAATAAACAATGGCCAATAATTTATTACAAGGAAAAAGAGGAATCATATCAGGAGCGCTAGACGAAAACTCTATCGCCTGGCATGTGGCTGAGCGGGCGCACGAAGAGGGTGCCACTTTTACATTGACCAATGCGCCTATCGCTATGCGAATGGGTGCCATCAATCAGCTGGCTGAAAAAACAGGAAGCGAAATTATTCCTGCTGATGCTACCTCAGTGGAAGAGCTGGAAAACCTTTTCACAAAATCCCAGGAAATCCTTGGTGGCAAAATAGATTTCGTATTGCACTCCATAGGGATGTCTCCCAACATTCGAAAAGGAAGATCTTACGGAGACCTCAACTACGACTGGTTCCAAAAATCTCTGGATGTATCTGCCCTTTCATTTCACAAGATGATGGCTGTAGCCGAAAAGCAGGATGCTCTCAGTGAGTGGGGTTCTGTAGTAGGTCTGTCCTATATTGCCGCGCAGCGGACTTATCCATTCTACACTGATATGGCTGATGCCAAAGCAGTATTGGAGTCTATAGCCAGAGGCTACGGATATAGACTGGGGAAAGCCAAAAAAGTACGTGTAAACACCATCTCTCAGTCTCCTACCAAAACCACCGCAGGATCGGGCATTGGTGGATTTGATAGCTTCTTTGACTTTGCTGATAAGATGTCACCACTAGGCAACGCATTGGCTGGCGACTGTGCCAACTATTGTATTTTCTTGTTCTCAGACCTCAGCAAAATGATCACCATGCAGAACCTTTACCACGATGGAGGTTACTCCAACACTGGTATCTCTGAGGAGATCATCGAGCAGATGGGAAAATAAAAACCTATGAGATCAGTTGAAAGTGCAGCCACTTGCACTTTCAACTTTCTTCACATCACACCTTCCCTTTAATGCTCTCCTTCCCCAACGCCAAAATCAACCTGGGTCTGCATATCGTCGCCAAAAGACCCGACGGCTACCATAACATAGAAAGTTGCTTCTACCCCATCCCCTGGTGTGACGCACTGGAAGTCCTTCCATCTGAAAAATTAACGTTCACCTCTTCCGGCCTAGATATACCTGGCACTCAGGAGTCTAATCTGTGCATCAAAGCCTACCATCTCCTGAAGAAGACTTACGATCTCCCGGGTGTACACATACACCTGCATAAAGTGATCCCTATGGGTGCGGGACTGGGTGGCGGCTCATCGGATGGAGCATTTACCTTGAAAATGCTCAATGATCTGTTTGAATTGGGATTAGATGTGCCAACACTCCAAAACCTGGCTGGCCAGTTGGGCAGCGACTGCCCCTTTTTTATTGAAAATAAACCAGTCATTGCTACGGGTACTGGAACCAATTTTAAGGGTACCGCACTCAACCTTTCGGGAAGATACATAGCCATCAAACATCCTCAAATTCACGTGAGTACACAAAAGGCTTATAGCCTGGTTAAGCCTGCTGCTCCAACCCATTCGATTGAGGGTATATTGAGTAAACCGATCGACCAATGGAAGGACGTGCTTCAAAATGATTTTGAAGCGTCGGTTTTTGCCCAGTTCCCTGAAATCCGAGACGTGAAGAATCAGCTATATTCCGCCGGAGCAACCTATGCGGCCATGAGCGGTTCGGGCTCTGCCGTTTTCGGGCTGTTTGAGCAGGAAATCTCACTGGATGGGTTTTACACCTTTGAGCTCTAGCCCAAACATCTCATCGAGTCCCTGTAACATCGCTATTTCACACGGAACATTATACACCGTCATTGCACCTAAAGAACCAAACGATAATCTCCAGCAGAGTATAAATCATCGGTACGATCAGTCAAACGGACAACAAGCAAAAATCTTTCGAAGGATTGCTTCGGCACTCCTACCGTCGCTCCTCGCAATGACGAACCAAAGAACAAAAACACCGTCATTGCGAATCCCGATGCAATCGGGATGAAGCAATCTGACGTAAGGACCTGAAAGGTTCAAATGCTTACTTCTATAATTCAGTTCTATAATTCAGTGGGACTCTCGATAAGAAATCAATCGGCAAATCAGACGGTAAGCATCAGCCATACAGAGGATTGCTTCGGCGATCCTACCGTCGCTCCTCGCAATGACGTATTACAACGTATCGTCATTGCGAATCTCAATAATTAGCGGATGAAGCAATCTGACCCATAAAAGGCGGGACAAGGATTAGCTAGCGTGCAGGTTTCCATCAGAAACAAAAACTGCTTATTTTTCAACCAGGATTTCATAAGTGATAATGGTAAAAGGTGGCTGCATATACATCATGACCAATGGGAACAACACGACCTTATATGTCGGCGTGACATCTGACCTGGTAAACCGTATCTATGAACATAAGAATCACAAATACCCCAGAAGCTTTACTGCGCGGTATAATCTGAATAAGCTGGTTTACTATGAGTCATTGCCAACCATTACAGAGGCCATAGATCGGGAGAAGCAAATCAAAGGAGGATCCAGAAAAAAGAAAATGGATTTAATATCCTCACTAAACCCGGATTGGATTGATCTCTACCCCAAGATTCTTGAATGGTAGGTATAGGCACTAAGGCCCGTCGGTGGATTGCTTCGGCGCTCCAAATGTCGCTTCTCGCAATGACGAACCAAGGGCAAACACCCCATAAAAGTCCGGTTATCATCGCTCCACAAGGGATGCCACACACCGTCATTGCGAATCCCGATAACTATCGGGTGAAGCAATCTGACATAAAGACTTAACAGATCCAATCCCTCTCAAAAAGGTGTCAATAAATTCGATCAGAAACCAGATGGAAAGCACCAGCTAATACGGTGGATTGCTTCGGCACTCCCTTACGGTCGCTTCTCGCAATGACGACATAAAGCACGAAACATCTCATCGAGTCCCCGCTGCACCCTCATTTCCCAAAGGACGGCACCCAAATACCTATTGAACCTTCACCGCAGTGCCACTGGCACTCACCATAAGCATGCCCGAGTCGCGACCTACGGTCTCATAATCCAGATCCACGCCGATCACCGCATTGGCACCCATAGACTGTGCACGCTCCTGCATCTCAGCCACAGCAATGTCCTTAGCTTCACGCAAAGCTTTCTCATAAGATCCTGACCTGCCTCCCACCACATCGGTGATCGCCGCAAAAAAATCCTTGAAAATATTGGCCCCAATGATCGCTTCGCCAGTCACCAGTCCGTAATATTCGGTGATCTGCTTTCCTTCGATGTTGGGAGTAGTAACTGTAAGCATATCAATTATTGTTTAATGTTGGCTAAATCAAGCATAAAGGCATATTCCATGGCTATCTCCCGGTAAACCCTGAACCGACCAGAAGCGCCCCCATGACCTGCTTCCATATTGGTATTGAGAAGTAGCAGATTATCGTCAGTCTTGAACTCACGCAATTTGGCTACCCACTTGGCCGGCTCCCAATATTGCACCTGAGAATCAAAGTATCCGGTCATCACCAGCATGTTTGGGTAATCCTGAGCCTTCACATTGTCATACGGAGAGTAGCTCTTCATGTATTCATAAGATTCCAGTTCATCAGGATTTCCCCACTCGTCATATTCATTGGTGGTCAGCGGAATGGTAGGGTCAGACATGGTGGTGAGCACATCCACAAAAGGTACGGCTGCTATCACACCTCTGAAAAGTTCTGGTGCCTGATTGACCACAGCACCCATCAGCAGCCCTCCGGCACTGCCCCCCATGGCAAACAGTCTGTTGGAGCTGGTAAAATCTGCATTGATCACGTACTGCGCACAATCAACAAAATCGTTGAATGTATTCTTCTTCTTAAACATCTTGCCATCGTCATACCAGGAACGACCCAGCGCCTGACTGCCTCTGATGTGGGCAATACCAAACGCAAAACCACGATCCAGCAAGGACAACCTACTAGAGCTAAAGCCCGGATCAACAGTGTGACCATATGAGCCATATCCGTAGAGCAAAAACGGACCAGATCCATCCTTCTTGAATCCTTTTTTGTAAATAATGGACATTGGAATGCTCCTGCCATCTCTGGCTTCCACCATGATGCGCTCTACTATATACTGAGATGGATCATGTCCACCTACCACCTCGTCCTGCTTCCTCAACTGGCGCTCCTTAGTGACCATATCAAAGTCATAAACGGTCTCCGGAGTAGCCAATGAAGAGTAATAATACCTCAGGGTGTTGGTTTCAAAATCCTTATTAGTGTCTATACCAGCTTTGTAGGCCACTTCATCCATTGGAATGTAATAGTCCTCCTTGCTCTTCTGGTTGATCACACGGAGTTGATTCAGTCCATTTTTCCGCTCTTCCACCACCAGAAAGTTTTTGAACACTTCGATGGATGACAACAAAACATCCTCCCTGTGTGGGAGGACCTCTTTCCAATTGGATTTATCTGTATCATTCTCACCCACTTCCATCAACCTGAAGTTGGTGGCTTCCCAGTTGGTCACCACATAGAATTTGTCTTCGAAATGCTCAATGGAATACTCATGTACAGCTTCTCTGGGAGTAAACTGCTTAAAGGCTCCGTTCGGATTGTCCGACTTCAGGATATGGTGGTCAGTGGACAAGGTACTACTATTCCAGATGATGATGTACTCACCGGATTTGGACTGATAACATCCAATGTAATAAGATGGATCCTCCTCCTTATACACTGTTTTGTCTGTATCTGTAGAGGTGCCCAATGTGTGTTTTTTGATTTCCTCTGAAAGCAGACTGACCTTATTTTTAGCTGTATAAAAAAGCGTCTGGTTATCTGCGGCCCATGCCACACCAGCCTCAGCAAAGGGAATCTCATCCTTCAGGAATTCTCCGGTCTCAAGATTTAATATCCTAATGGTATAAATTCTTCTACTCAGCGTATCCTCACCGAAAGCCAAAAGCTTGTTATCTGGACTTACCTTTAGTCCGGATACATTGTAAAATTCCTGCCCTTCAGCCAACTGATTCACGTCCAGAATCACTTGCTCTTTAGTACTCAGATCACCCTTTTTTCGGCAATAGATTGGATACTCTTTTCCCACCTCGTAACGTGAGTAATAATAGTAGCCATGACTCAGATAGGGAACAGACTCATCGTTTTGACTGATCCGCCCAACCATTTCCTGATAGAGTGTCTCCTGCAGAGTCTCTGTGGATTTTAGTGCCTCCCTGGTGTAGTTATTTTCAGCACCCAGATAATCCAGTACTTTTTTGGTTTGTTCATCAGGCTCAGAAGCAAGTTTCTGCTCATCTGCCAGTCGCATCCAGTAATAATTGTCTACTCGTACATCTCCATGACCTGTGAGTTCATAAGGTTGTTTTTCGGCAATTGGTGGCTGCATAAGTTCCTCTTTATCAGTTGTGTTTTTGGGCTCGCCCGCGCATCCTAAATAAAAAATGGCACTCAACAGGAGCACGCTAGATTGGGGTGTAAACATGGTTTTGTTATTTTGAGAGTCGGAATTTAGCCAATTACCTCAATAAATCGGTATTCAGGGCTTTCCTTTTCAAACGGCGATTGATCAAAGGATAAATCAGCACGGAAGCAAGAATGAGTGCAGTACCCAGGTAGAAACCAGAGGTCATCTGTTCCTTTTCAGGAAAAAAGACCAGGGCCATAGCGATCCCATAAACGGGCTCCAGGTTAACAGTAAGGTTGACCGAAAAAGCCGACAGACGCTTCATCAACTTTACAGAGTAGGAATAGGCATATACGGTGCAGACCAGTGCTAATATGATCAGATAACCCCAGTCGCTCAATGTGGGGCTTAATGCCAGGCTGTCTATCCCCTCAAAACTCAAATAAATTGGAAAAAACAGGGCTATAGCCAGAGTGGCTCCGATCATTTCATAAAAAGTGATCACAAAAGGATCCTCCCTTTTCGTAAGCTTGCCATTGATGACGGTGAACAGTGCCGCGATGGCCGCCGATACCATCGCCAAAATCAGTCCCGAAAAGTAATCAAACTCAACATTGAAAATGATGGCTATCCCCACGAAAGCAATCACGCTCAGTACCACTTCGTAGGGTTTGATCCGGCGTTTGTTAAAGAGTGGCTCTAAAAAGCTCGTCCAAAGTGAACAGGTGGCCATACCCGCCAGGCATACCGACACATTGGATACCCTGGCCGACAAGAAAAACAAAATCCAATGAGCGGCGATCAAAGCCCCGGTGCCCAATGTGACCCAATGATCTTTTCGCTGCTGAAAGGAAAATGACTTCTTCCTGAAATAGACAATCGCCAGGAGTCCCACAGAAGCCAGCAGGGTTCTGAAAAATACCATTTCTACAGACGGCAGATCTATCAGCACACCCAAAATGGCCGTAAATCCCCATATGAGCACAATAAAATGGAGAAAAGCAAAGTCCTTCGTCTCCTGCGTCATCGGGGTACGGTATTATACATCAGCACACCTACCACCGAAAAAATAATGTTAGGTATCCACACCGCAAGGATGGGATTGAGTGATCCCGCCTCGGCAATCGCTCGTGCCAGTATGAAAAATATGATAAAAATAAAGGCGATCAAGAATCCCAATGCAATCTGAAAACCGGTACCTCGCCGCGACTTTTTAGCCGAAACAATCACCCCAATGAAGCAAAGTATAATCACCCCGAAAGGCTGCATATAGCGGATGTATTTTTCGATCTGATAGAGCTGTACATCATCGGCGCCACGGCTTTTCTGCAAGGCTATGTAGTCATTGAGCTCAGGGATGGTCAGCGTCTCCTGCAGCCGTTCTTTGTTTTGAAAATCAGATGGCGACATATTCAGCAAGGTGTCCAGATCTCCTGCCGCCCCCCCTGAGGTGATGATCTCCGTATTTTCAAAAATTTGCCTTCGCTGCCAGTTTTTGAGACTCCACTTGGCAGTGGCAGTATCCCAGTGAATTCGCTTGGCAGTGAGCTTATCTTCCAACCGCTCATCTACAATCCGCTCTAAGGTCACGTTGTAGCCAATGTCCCGCTGATTGTTATACCGGTCTATGTAGATGTAATCATTCTCGGCAATCTTCAGGTGAATATTCCGGTCAGAGTAGAAATACGGCTTTTTCAGGTAATTCAACTCAAACCCTATCCTGAACTTATTAGCATTTGGAATGACATAACCCATGAACACATAACTCATAGCAGCAATGAGGACAGCCGCCATGAAATAAGGCACCAGCATTCTCCTGAAACTCACCCCTGAGGCTAAAATGGCAATAATCTCAGTCTGTGCAGCGAGCTTGGCCGTGACAAACACGGTGGCAATGAAAGCAGTAATGGGTGTCAACAGAATGGCGAAATAAGGAAAGAGCGTCAGGTAATACTTGAAAATCTGCTCACGGCTCACGTCATTCTGCATAAAATCATCATTCTTCTCCGTGAAGTCAATGACACAGATGATCAATACCAGCATAAACACCACAAAAACAAAGG is part of the Marinoscillum sp. 108 genome and harbors:
- a CDS encoding LptF/LptG family permease, whose translation is MKKLDWYILQKVLSTFVFVVFMLVLIICVIDFTEKNDDFMQNDVSREQIFKYYLTLFPYFAILLTPITAFIATVFVTAKLAAQTEIIAILASGVSFRRMLVPYFMAAVLIAAMSYVFMGYVIPNANKFRIGFELNYLKKPYFYSDRNIHLKIAENDYIYIDRYNNQRDIGYNVTLERIVDERLEDKLTAKRIHWDTATAKWSLKNWQRRQIFENTEIITSGGAAGDLDTLLNMSPSDFQNKERLQETLTIPELNDYIALQKSRGADDVQLYQIEKYIRYMQPFGVIILCFIGVIVSAKKSRRGTGFQIALGFLIAFIFIIFFILARAIAEAGSLNPILAVWIPNIIFSVVGVLMYNTVPR
- a CDS encoding S9 family peptidase, which gives rise to MFTPQSSVLLLSAIFYLGCAGEPKNTTDKEELMQPPIAEKQPYELTGHGDVRVDNYYWMRLADEQKLASEPDEQTKKVLDYLGAENNYTREALKSTETLQETLYQEMVGRISQNDESVPYLSHGYYYYSRYEVGKEYPIYCRKKGDLSTKEQVILDVNQLAEGQEFYNVSGLKVSPDNKLLAFGEDTLSRRIYTIRILNLETGEFLKDEIPFAEAGVAWAADNQTLFYTAKNKVSLLSEEIKKHTLGTSTDTDKTVYKEEDPSYYIGCYQSKSGEYIIIWNSSTLSTDHHILKSDNPNGAFKQFTPREAVHEYSIEHFEDKFYVVTNWEATNFRLMEVGENDTDKSNWKEVLPHREDVLLSSIEVFKNFLVVEERKNGLNQLRVINQKSKEDYYIPMDEVAYKAGIDTNKDFETNTLRYYYSSLATPETVYDFDMVTKERQLRKQDEVVGGHDPSQYIVERIMVEARDGRSIPMSIIYKKGFKKDGSGPFLLYGYGSYGHTVDPGFSSSRLSLLDRGFAFGIAHIRGSQALGRSWYDDGKMFKKKNTFNDFVDCAQYVINADFTSSNRLFAMGGSAGGLLMGAVVNQAPELFRGVIAAVPFVDVLTTMSDPTIPLTTNEYDEWGNPDELESYEYMKSYSPYDNVKAQDYPNMLVMTGYFDSQVQYWEPAKWVAKLREFKTDDNLLLLNTNMEAGHGGASGRFRVYREIAMEYAFMLDLANIKQ
- a CDS encoding DMT family transporter, with the translated sequence MTQETKDFAFLHFIVLIWGFTAILGVLIDLPSVEMVFFRTLLASVGLLAIVYFRKKSFSFQQRKDHWVTLGTGALIAAHWILFFLSARVSNVSVCLAGMATCSLWTSFLEPLFNKRRIKPYEVVLSVIAFVGIAIIFNVEFDYFSGLILAMVSAAIAALFTVINGKLTKREDPFVITFYEMIGATLAIALFFPIYLSFEGIDSLALSPTLSDWGYLIILALVCTVYAYSYSVKLMKRLSAFSVNLTVNLEPVYGIAMALVFFPEKEQMTSGFYLGTALILASVLIYPLINRRLKRKALNTDLLR